From the genome of Gemmatimonas phototrophica, one region includes:
- a CDS encoding RES family NAD+ phosphorylase, protein MSSNIWMHCEGASRRQLLQLAPWRVVESQHQVSTRKLVDSAAEQELLETLVDRVKPPVAVGGRLHYLLSTPFRYPPLRYGSRFGARQERGIWYGAVEQRTAFAEVAYYRLLFLEGTRASLDVVMTELSAFTVRMRSDRGVRLDQPPFLAHRDAISSPVSYAESQALGRAMREAGVELFVFVSARDSRGGLNAGAFTPAVFRAAKPQHFQRWHCTATRNMVEFVRGDLTGDRDVHTYAREQFLVEGVLPMPGV, encoded by the coding sequence ATGTCATCCAATATCTGGATGCACTGCGAGGGCGCCTCTAGGCGGCAGCTGCTGCAGCTCGCCCCGTGGCGGGTGGTGGAATCGCAGCACCAGGTGTCCACGCGCAAGCTGGTGGATTCAGCCGCCGAGCAGGAACTGCTGGAAACGCTGGTGGACCGGGTGAAGCCACCGGTCGCGGTTGGGGGGCGGTTGCACTATCTGCTCTCCACGCCGTTCCGCTACCCGCCGTTGCGTTACGGGTCACGCTTCGGAGCTCGTCAGGAGCGCGGTATCTGGTATGGTGCCGTGGAGCAACGCACGGCGTTTGCCGAAGTGGCGTACTACCGATTGCTGTTCCTGGAGGGCACGCGCGCCTCACTGGATGTGGTGATGACCGAGCTGTCGGCGTTTACGGTGCGCATGCGCAGTGACCGGGGCGTGCGCCTCGACCAGCCGCCGTTTCTCGCGCATCGCGACGCCATTTCTTCACCGGTCTCATATGCAGAGTCGCAGGCACTGGGGCGCGCTATGCGTGAGGCCGGTGTGGAGCTGTTCGTCTTTGTATCGGCGCGTGATTCACGGGGTGGGCTGAACGCGGGCGCCTTTACCCCGGCGGTGTTTCGCGCCGCCAAGCCGCAGCACTTTCAGCGCTGGCATTGCACGGCCACGCGGAACATGGTGGAGTTTGTGCGCGGTGATCTGACCGGTGACCGCGACGTGCACACCTATGCGCGCGAGCAGTTTCTGGTGGAGGGGGTGTTGCCGATGCCGGGGGTGTGA
- a CDS encoding MbcA/ParS/Xre antitoxin family protein: MPTTSNVVPSPDASAVVAKAALAAAARLGLSHRQLAAIIGTSEASVSRLQRGRGIDPDSKEGELALLLVRLFRSLDALVGGDESHVRAWMHAMNDHLGGIPAQRIATVEGFVDVIQYLDALRGRL, encoded by the coding sequence ATGCCTACGACTTCCAATGTCGTCCCTTCACCGGATGCCAGTGCCGTCGTGGCCAAGGCCGCTCTGGCGGCGGCGGCCCGTCTCGGGCTGAGCCACCGACAGCTTGCGGCCATCATTGGCACCAGTGAAGCGTCGGTCTCTCGGCTGCAGCGCGGCCGGGGGATTGATCCGGACAGCAAGGAAGGAGAGTTGGCCCTCCTTCTGGTGCGCCTGTTTCGGTCTCTGGATGCCCTGGTTGGGGGCGATGAGTCACACGTGCGTGCCTGGATGCACGCCATGAACGATCATCTGGGCGGCATACCGGCCCAGCGTATTGCCACCGTGGAGGGGTTCGTGGATGTCATCCAATATCTGGATGCACTGCGAGGGCGCCTCTAG
- a CDS encoding amphi-Trp domain-containing protein, producing the protein MTSRSDRDLERTYTRTQFVAKLRRLADALEAETAFTIQVAGERLRVPAHAEFNIEHERAEGTDELEFQVRWSAE; encoded by the coding sequence ATGACATCACGCTCCGACCGAGATCTGGAACGCACGTACACGCGCACGCAGTTCGTGGCCAAACTGCGTCGCTTGGCCGATGCATTGGAAGCAGAGACCGCCTTCACCATTCAAGTGGCCGGCGAGCGGTTGCGGGTGCCGGCACATGCCGAATTCAACATCGAGCACGAACGTGCCGAGGGCACCGATGAACTGGAGTTTCAGGTGCGTTGGTCGGCAGAGTAA
- a CDS encoding type II toxin-antitoxin system VapB family antitoxin — protein MAISIKDPDTDRLARELAAVTGESLTEAIRAALVERLERHQRPERRYPMREAALRIRERLNALPVVNAGAGIELEYDEHGLPA, from the coding sequence ATGGCCATCAGTATCAAGGATCCAGACACCGACCGTCTCGCCCGTGAGCTCGCGGCCGTGACCGGAGAGTCGCTCACCGAGGCGATCCGTGCCGCGCTGGTCGAGCGACTCGAGCGTCACCAGCGTCCCGAGCGTCGCTATCCCATGCGTGAGGCCGCCCTTCGCATCCGTGAGCGGCTGAACGCGTTACCGGTAGTGAATGCCGGGGCCGGCATCGAGCTCGAGTACGACGAGCACGGTCTCCCCGCGTGA
- a CDS encoding peptidylprolyl isomerase, which yields MSLHATIRQPVGVLLAALCVLTACRPVAPPPKSPLPPTVANVAATRRALWLDPSHAEWRREAPAVSHLRFETSKGVFVLELHRAWGPLGVDRLYNLARLGYYDDTRFHRVNARYIAQWGLHGDSSVNAAWKGRYLADDPPRSRNARGTFAFSYEGPGKPNTRNTQLYVNLADNARNDAEPFTILGTVIEGMAVLDSLYSGYGENAGSGVRQGKQGPLERGGNAFMDREYPRLDRITRVTVSTS from the coding sequence ATGTCACTTCACGCGACCATCCGTCAGCCCGTTGGCGTTCTCTTGGCGGCGCTCTGCGTGCTGACCGCCTGCCGACCGGTCGCTCCGCCGCCGAAGTCGCCACTGCCGCCGACCGTCGCGAACGTCGCGGCCACGCGCCGGGCCCTCTGGCTCGATCCGTCGCACGCCGAGTGGCGGCGTGAGGCGCCTGCGGTGTCGCACCTCCGCTTCGAAACCAGCAAAGGGGTGTTCGTGCTGGAGTTGCACCGGGCGTGGGGTCCGCTGGGCGTAGACCGTCTGTATAACCTCGCGCGCCTGGGCTACTACGATGACACGCGCTTTCACCGCGTGAATGCCCGCTACATCGCGCAGTGGGGACTGCACGGCGATTCCTCGGTGAACGCCGCATGGAAGGGGCGCTATCTGGCCGACGATCCGCCGCGCTCGCGCAATGCGCGCGGCACCTTCGCGTTCTCATACGAAGGGCCAGGGAAGCCGAACACGCGCAACACGCAGCTCTATGTCAACCTTGCGGACAATGCGCGCAACGACGCCGAGCCGTTCACGATTCTTGGTACGGTGATCGAGGGAATGGCCGTGCTGGACAGTTTGTACAGCGGCTACGGAGAGAACGCCGGCAGCGGCGTGCGGCAAGGGAAACAGGGTCCGCTGGAACGGGGCGGCAATGCGTTCATGGATCGTGAGTATCCGCGGCTGGATCGCATTACTCGGGTAACGGTGTCGACGTCTTGA
- a CDS encoding endonuclease/exonuclease/phosphatase family protein, which yields MQKPLLQRCGALAASLVALATACVGQRQTTVTPRTPTESAPSSTVIDGAFDDWRAVPVWARFPASSAMASAPLTVQANDDSHFFYLSVALRDSTVVSAMSGTMHLLIDADADSTTGGTAYDMRGVDFALDLSRLDIVQAGVHGAGIALRTITSAGLGAFRSAYELQVVALPGWSTDRFELRIARDGAPQGWPRLGAQIRARMVRVAPDSARVATPVQRYVFTTPLDTTPLRGASSVPDKAPGAVRVAHWNVSEGSFLAPGNHAKLLAAVSPEIIVLDEVSGEVDSTALAAFFARPELARMGSWRFVHGQSGGRQRGVVAARGRAIRAEPSMRYMRYPDGSLDSLARSDARMQARFIDTERRANIASTGAWVDVDGIETLFVTVDLTSGGYLGSPNDAFRLLQARTMRRYVLDAIGQGSSRAPVVIAGDYNSVASYESVRTLQQSLDTDGSDLTLNRALRLDGRTASTWRNDSVAQFTPGRLDLALYSDRAFEQTGGFVFAAEDLTDRLLGSLQITRDMSRQSSDHLIVVTDLRRKQGAPRK from the coding sequence ATGCAAAAACCTCTTCTTCAACGGTGTGGCGCACTGGCTGCGAGCCTCGTGGCCCTCGCAACCGCCTGCGTGGGTCAGCGCCAGACGACCGTAACACCACGGACGCCGACCGAAAGTGCACCGTCGTCCACGGTGATCGACGGGGCCTTTGACGATTGGCGCGCGGTACCGGTGTGGGCTCGGTTCCCCGCTTCGTCCGCAATGGCCAGCGCACCACTCACGGTGCAGGCGAATGACGATTCGCACTTTTTCTATCTGTCGGTAGCGCTGCGCGACAGCACGGTGGTCAGCGCCATGTCCGGCACGATGCACCTCCTCATCGATGCCGATGCGGATAGCACGACCGGCGGCACCGCGTACGACATGCGCGGTGTGGATTTCGCGCTGGATCTGTCGAGGCTCGACATTGTGCAGGCGGGCGTTCATGGAGCCGGAATCGCCTTACGCACGATCACCAGTGCGGGACTCGGCGCGTTTCGCTCGGCCTACGAACTCCAGGTCGTTGCGCTGCCCGGCTGGAGCACCGATCGGTTTGAGCTCCGGATTGCCCGAGACGGTGCGCCGCAGGGCTGGCCGCGTCTCGGGGCGCAGATACGCGCCCGGATGGTGCGGGTGGCCCCCGACAGCGCGCGTGTAGCGACCCCCGTGCAGCGGTACGTGTTCACAACACCGCTCGATACCACGCCGTTGCGCGGTGCGTCGTCGGTACCCGACAAAGCGCCAGGAGCGGTGCGCGTGGCGCACTGGAATGTCTCCGAGGGGTCCTTCCTTGCGCCGGGCAATCACGCCAAGCTGCTGGCGGCCGTGTCGCCGGAGATCATCGTGCTCGATGAGGTGTCGGGGGAAGTAGACAGCACGGCGTTGGCGGCGTTTTTTGCCCGCCCCGAGTTGGCCCGAATGGGGAGCTGGCGCTTCGTGCATGGGCAGAGTGGCGGGCGGCAACGCGGTGTGGTGGCGGCGCGCGGGCGTGCCATTCGGGCCGAGCCGAGTATGCGCTACATGCGTTACCCCGATGGGTCGCTCGACAGTCTCGCGCGCAGTGATGCACGAATGCAAGCGCGATTCATCGACACGGAGCGTCGGGCGAATATCGCCAGTACCGGCGCGTGGGTAGACGTGGACGGCATTGAGACGCTCTTCGTCACCGTGGACCTGACCAGCGGTGGATATCTCGGCAGCCCCAACGACGCCTTTCGCCTGCTGCAGGCGCGTACGATGCGTCGCTATGTACTCGACGCCATTGGACAGGGATCATCCCGCGCGCCGGTGGTGATTGCCGGTGACTACAACTCGGTGGCGTCGTACGAGTCGGTGCGCACGCTGCAGCAGTCGCTGGATACCGATGGTTCGGACCTGACGTTGAATCGCGCGTTGCGGTTGGATGGTCGTACCGCCAGCACGTGGCGCAACGACAGTGTCGCGCAGTTCACGCCAGGGCGACTCGATCTGGCACTCTACTCCGACCGGGCGTTCGAGCAGACCGGTGGGTTTGTGTTTGCCGCGGAAGACCTGACAGACCGCTTGCTCGGATCGCTGCAGATCACCCGGGATATGTCTAGGCAGTCCTCAGACCACCTTATTGTGGTGACGGATCTGCGGCGCAAACAGGGAGCTCCTCGTAAATAG
- a CDS encoding type II toxin-antitoxin system VapC family toxin has protein sequence MIAASRAAVIDTSALAAIALGEPAADQLVGAVELLAFRLVSAGSILELSLVLQARFGTAADITVDELVRDLHLDVVPFDGPQLVLARDGARRFGKGRHAASLNFGDLYAYALAMDRQLPLLYVGNHFARTDVLTLAV, from the coding sequence GTGATCGCCGCATCGCGCGCAGCGGTCATCGACACATCGGCGCTGGCCGCAATCGCACTTGGCGAGCCTGCAGCCGATCAGCTGGTCGGCGCCGTGGAATTGCTCGCGTTCCGCCTCGTCTCCGCCGGTTCAATTCTCGAACTGTCGCTGGTGCTGCAGGCCCGCTTCGGCACGGCGGCGGACATAACGGTCGACGAGCTCGTGCGGGATCTGCACCTCGACGTGGTGCCGTTCGACGGTCCGCAGCTGGTGCTGGCGCGCGATGGCGCCCGGCGCTTTGGTAAAGGCCGGCACGCCGCGTCGCTCAACTTCGGGGACCTCTACGCCTACGCATTGGCCATGGATCGGCAACTGCCATTGCTGTATGTCGGCAATCATTTCGCGCGCACCGACGTGCTGACGCTCGCAGTATAG
- a CDS encoding SulP family inorganic anion transporter translates to MHHYPSMFSHPKEDSVAGFVVFLVALPLCLGIAIACGLPPVSGLIAGIVGGLVVPFISRSPLSVTGPAAGLTSIVLVEVQHLGGVNPFLTAVIIAGLLQFLLGVLRTGRFAAVVPSSVIKGMLAAIGITIILKQLPVAVGSDGGLSTMLSQHNAGAVSIALLSLAILYGWKYTPMAKIKLVSPALVVVVLASVTAALVSSNPTFALEARHFVNVPLGGAGALYSALPRPEFAAFMNPAAWMAGATIAVVASIETLLSLQAIDRLDPLKRHSPPDRELLAQGTANAVSGLLGGLPVTAVIVRSGANVNAGGRERLSALIHGLLLLGAVLLAGPLLNRIPLACLAAVLIQVGLNLCKPTLFTTQVKLGITQLLPFAITIAAVLVLDLLKGVIVGIVVGIVFVLYENSKRAVVAIKDDAGVWQMRFRRDGTFVSKPGIISTLEEVDDGETVIIDGTDEYIDHDVKEVLATFIEDAEHRNITVTVRGIDLTHAQGGGGH, encoded by the coding sequence ATGCATCACTACCCCTCGATGTTCAGCCACCCCAAGGAAGACTCCGTTGCCGGATTCGTCGTCTTTCTGGTCGCGCTACCGCTCTGCCTTGGCATTGCCATCGCCTGCGGCCTGCCGCCGGTCTCGGGGCTCATTGCCGGTATTGTGGGTGGGCTGGTGGTGCCGTTCATCAGCCGGTCACCACTGTCCGTGACCGGGCCTGCTGCCGGCCTCACCTCCATCGTCCTGGTGGAAGTGCAGCATCTCGGCGGAGTCAATCCGTTCCTCACCGCCGTCATCATCGCCGGACTGTTGCAGTTTCTGCTTGGCGTTTTGCGCACCGGTCGCTTTGCCGCTGTCGTGCCGTCGTCGGTGATCAAGGGCATGCTGGCGGCCATTGGTATCACCATCATTCTCAAGCAACTCCCGGTGGCGGTGGGATCGGACGGCGGCCTCTCCACCATGCTGTCGCAGCACAACGCCGGCGCCGTGTCCATCGCGCTGTTGTCGCTCGCCATTCTGTATGGGTGGAAGTACACGCCCATGGCCAAAATCAAACTGGTCTCACCGGCGCTCGTGGTGGTGGTCCTCGCCAGTGTCACGGCCGCGCTGGTGTCGTCCAATCCAACCTTTGCGCTCGAGGCCCGTCATTTCGTGAACGTGCCACTCGGTGGCGCCGGTGCGTTGTATTCCGCACTGCCACGGCCGGAGTTTGCCGCGTTCATGAACCCGGCCGCGTGGATGGCCGGCGCCACCATTGCCGTAGTGGCCAGCATCGAAACGCTGCTTTCACTGCAAGCCATTGACCGGCTCGACCCGCTCAAGCGTCATAGCCCGCCCGACCGCGAACTGTTGGCGCAGGGCACCGCCAATGCGGTATCCGGCCTGCTCGGCGGACTTCCCGTCACCGCCGTCATTGTGCGCAGCGGCGCCAATGTGAACGCCGGTGGACGCGAGCGACTGTCCGCGCTCATTCACGGACTGCTGCTGTTGGGCGCCGTACTGCTGGCCGGTCCGCTGCTCAATCGCATTCCGCTGGCCTGCCTGGCCGCCGTCCTCATTCAGGTCGGACTCAACCTCTGCAAGCCCACGCTCTTCACCACGCAGGTCAAGCTGGGCATCACGCAGCTGCTTCCCTTTGCCATTACCATTGCCGCCGTGCTGGTACTCGACCTGCTCAAGGGTGTGATTGTGGGCATTGTGGTGGGCATCGTGTTCGTGCTCTACGAAAACTCCAAGCGTGCCGTGGTCGCCATTAAGGACGACGCCGGCGTGTGGCAGATGCGCTTCCGTCGTGACGGCACGTTTGTTTCCAAGCCCGGCATCATCTCCACGCTCGAAGAAGTGGACGACGGTGAAACCGTCATTATTGACGGCACCGACGAGTACATCGATCACGATGTGAAGGAAGTGCTGGCCACGTTCATCGAAGACGCTGAGCATCGCAACATCACGGTGACGGTGCGTGGCATTGATCTGACGCACGCGCAGGGCGGCGGCGGGCACTGA
- a CDS encoding proton-conducting transporter membrane subunit, whose product MSNTVLMVRWGLALAILAPLCSVVLVGARVLLRRAPVREGWVMRVVNSGLMISIASVVAVTAGFLGIGGDAVRGDVEFGDWLRIGDFRIPAVLLVDRISVTIALFAAVLTALVARFSRTYLHKEPGFTRFFTLIGVFATGTQLVALAGALELFFAGWELIGISSAFFIGFFHERDEPVRSSVRAFATYRFSDAGLLIATVATFELLGSARFSAMSGAAALPMVQSTAIALLFLLSAMGKSAQLPFSGWLPRAMEGPTPSSALFYGAVSIHAGLFLLLRVWPVLETSVIARTMSVVVGLSTALYAAAVVRVHTDAKGALAHATLAQVGLILAEIGMGWTTLALAHLVCHALLRLGQYLKAPNMIHDSHRLGHVPRHPTWLDRLSPSLSARVYAASLHRLRLDDFIDRLLAPLMGFARLLDRADRSWRRVCSADVPQATGTDASSTSSAS is encoded by the coding sequence ATGAGTAATACCGTGCTGATGGTTCGCTGGGGGCTTGCCCTCGCCATTCTGGCGCCGCTGTGCAGCGTGGTGCTGGTAGGCGCGCGCGTGCTGTTGCGGCGGGCGCCCGTACGCGAAGGGTGGGTCATGCGCGTGGTGAACAGTGGCCTCATGATATCCATCGCGTCGGTGGTCGCGGTGACTGCGGGGTTTCTCGGCATCGGTGGCGACGCCGTGCGAGGTGACGTCGAGTTTGGCGACTGGCTGCGTATTGGCGACTTCCGCATTCCCGCCGTACTGCTGGTTGATCGCATTTCGGTGACCATTGCGCTCTTCGCGGCCGTGCTCACGGCGCTGGTAGCACGCTTCTCCCGCACATATCTGCACAAGGAGCCAGGCTTCACGCGCTTCTTCACGCTCATTGGCGTGTTTGCCACGGGTACGCAGCTGGTGGCACTGGCGGGGGCATTGGAGCTGTTCTTCGCCGGGTGGGAGCTCATTGGCATTTCGTCGGCGTTCTTCATTGGCTTTTTTCACGAGCGTGATGAACCCGTGCGCTCGTCGGTGCGCGCATTCGCCACCTATCGCTTCTCCGATGCCGGGCTGCTGATCGCCACCGTGGCCACGTTCGAGCTGTTGGGCTCCGCGCGCTTCTCCGCCATGTCGGGGGCGGCGGCGCTACCCATGGTGCAGTCTACCGCCATTGCCCTACTATTTTTGCTTTCGGCCATGGGCAAGTCGGCGCAGCTCCCCTTCTCCGGATGGTTGCCGCGCGCCATGGAAGGGCCCACGCCCTCCAGTGCGCTGTTCTACGGCGCCGTGTCCATTCACGCCGGATTGTTTCTGTTGCTGCGCGTGTGGCCAGTGCTTGAAACGTCAGTCATTGCGCGCACCATGTCGGTGGTGGTAGGGCTCAGTACCGCGCTCTACGCGGCGGCCGTGGTGCGCGTGCACACCGATGCCAAGGGGGCGCTGGCCCACGCGACGCTGGCGCAGGTGGGGCTCATTCTTGCCGAGATCGGCATGGGGTGGACCACGCTCGCGCTGGCGCATCTGGTGTGTCATGCGCTGTTGCGTCTTGGACAGTACCTCAAGGCGCCCAACATGATTCACGACAGCCACCGGCTGGGACATGTGCCTCGTCACCCCACGTGGCTCGATCGCCTGTCGCCGTCGCTGTCGGCGCGCGTGTATGCGGCGTCGTTGCATCGGCTGCGGCTGGATGATTTCATCGATAGGCTGCTGGCTCCACTCATGGGCTTTGCGCGCCTGCTGGATCGGGCCGATCGTAGCTGGCGGCGGGTCTGCTCGGCCGATGTCCCGCAGGCGACGGGTACAGATGCATCGTCCACGTCATCGGCGTCATGA
- a CDS encoding DUF2309 domain-containing protein produces the protein MTAHAPPTHAHGSSSHLPDDPVTRALAAAHGILPDQGPIGVFIHHNTLHAFQHLPFHDGVQAGAAALGAKPYLTLREFRSALSAGRVAASDVRVEIDRVLGARGSEPVLAHLTRAELWQLLTLTEADSDDAAALAYLIQEGVAPVCEVPELWDACLTRASYGPRLVRPDTRRLQRHRDVLVSHGQPDTDIAVHGELIRLASGFLDQGQAQVAAPYCEQGFLNAVAQTYGVGAAPPRACRGVDDAMRTVAATHESARSVIDRMLALLGVTGAAIEPFLVATALALPGWSGMFARLERHPEEHPSGTPVSLEDFLAVRLLFEWHAVQQQCTQAGLPHEWAALQSRTPAPPARPALLDARLLWEIARAAQLTATDVQSLTGDALGALWHECSTCSGMVRRQLFQEAYERAYRTVILDAMAARRALPAETPSAERPRGQFVFCIDEREESIRRALEEQHPGYITYGTAGFFGVAIDYMGLDDHAPAAHCPVVVTPAHEVHERPVYTALGTHALRARARERWLGWERRAAVASRTLTGGAGLSFLLGPLSGLKTLARVAAPRSSLEWGQRLVSRLAPVPATRVSAFRVSDSARMDAGEKPVGFSLDESVDRVTAVLTNLGLVRDFAPIVVFLGHGSTSLNNPHESAHDCGACGGRRGGANARVFADMANRPDVRDGVRQRGITIPADTWFIGALHDTANDSVRYYDLETLPAALAGAFQEVYGALELARRDDAQERCRRFDDAPLSITAEGALRHVEARSSHLAQPRPEYGHCTNAICIVGPRTLTRGLHLDRRAFLVSYDSTIDQDDKVLERILAAVGPVGAGISLEYYFSSVDNETFGCGTKLPHNVTGLIGVMNGHQSDLRTGLPRQMVEIHEPMRLLLIVDATPEALLTVAGRQAEVAELVVKQWIQLVSVHPETGAMQLFQDGGFVPYEPQPMLLPVVERSPEWHMQSRGHLAPALVRRALPFAAVGPGHHQPA, from the coding sequence ATGACGGCCCATGCGCCGCCCACCCACGCGCACGGATCATCGTCGCACCTGCCCGACGATCCCGTGACGCGGGCGTTGGCCGCGGCCCATGGCATCCTCCCCGATCAGGGGCCCATTGGCGTGTTCATTCATCACAACACGCTGCACGCCTTTCAACATCTCCCGTTTCACGATGGGGTGCAGGCCGGTGCGGCCGCGCTGGGCGCCAAACCGTATCTCACCTTGCGTGAGTTTCGTTCCGCACTGAGCGCCGGACGGGTGGCCGCCTCCGACGTCCGCGTGGAGATCGACCGCGTACTGGGCGCGCGGGGCAGTGAGCCGGTGCTCGCTCACCTGACACGGGCGGAACTGTGGCAGCTACTCACGCTTACTGAGGCCGACAGTGACGACGCCGCCGCATTGGCCTATCTGATTCAGGAGGGCGTTGCGCCCGTATGTGAAGTCCCGGAACTCTGGGACGCCTGCCTCACCCGCGCATCATACGGCCCGCGGCTGGTCCGCCCCGACACCCGTCGCCTCCAACGGCATCGTGATGTGCTGGTATCGCACGGACAGCCGGACACCGACATCGCCGTGCACGGTGAACTCATTCGCCTGGCGTCGGGATTTTTGGATCAGGGACAGGCGCAGGTTGCGGCCCCCTATTGCGAGCAGGGATTTCTGAACGCGGTGGCGCAGACGTACGGGGTAGGCGCCGCGCCGCCGCGTGCCTGCCGCGGGGTAGACGATGCCATGCGCACCGTGGCCGCGACCCACGAATCGGCGCGCTCCGTGATTGACCGCATGCTGGCGCTCCTCGGTGTCACTGGGGCCGCCATCGAACCGTTTCTGGTGGCAACGGCACTCGCCCTGCCAGGCTGGAGCGGCATGTTTGCGCGTCTGGAACGACACCCCGAAGAGCATCCGTCTGGCACCCCGGTGTCACTCGAAGACTTTCTGGCCGTGCGATTGCTCTTCGAATGGCACGCGGTGCAGCAGCAGTGCACGCAGGCGGGCCTTCCGCACGAATGGGCGGCGTTGCAGTCCCGTACACCAGCGCCCCCGGCGCGGCCGGCGCTCCTGGATGCGCGACTGCTCTGGGAGATTGCCCGTGCCGCCCAGCTCACAGCCACCGACGTGCAGTCGCTCACCGGCGACGCGCTCGGTGCGCTGTGGCACGAGTGTTCAACGTGCAGTGGCATGGTGCGCCGGCAGCTGTTTCAGGAGGCGTACGAACGCGCGTACCGCACGGTCATTCTCGACGCCATGGCGGCGCGACGGGCACTGCCCGCCGAGACGCCTTCCGCCGAACGGCCGCGCGGGCAGTTCGTGTTTTGCATCGACGAGCGCGAAGAATCCATTCGGCGCGCCCTGGAAGAACAGCACCCCGGATACATCACCTACGGCACCGCTGGCTTTTTTGGCGTAGCCATCGATTACATGGGGCTCGATGACCACGCGCCGGCGGCGCACTGCCCGGTGGTGGTCACGCCGGCGCACGAAGTGCACGAGCGCCCTGTGTATACCGCGCTTGGGACGCATGCATTGCGGGCCCGCGCGCGCGAACGCTGGCTGGGGTGGGAACGTCGTGCGGCGGTCGCGTCGCGCACCCTCACCGGTGGTGCCGGCTTGAGTTTCCTCCTCGGGCCGTTGTCCGGGCTCAAAACATTGGCCCGAGTTGCCGCCCCACGCTCGTCGCTGGAGTGGGGCCAACGGCTGGTCTCGCGACTGGCACCGGTGCCAGCCACGCGCGTCTCCGCGTTCCGGGTCAGCGACAGCGCACGCATGGACGCCGGCGAGAAACCCGTGGGCTTTTCGCTCGACGAATCCGTGGATCGCGTGACCGCCGTCCTCACCAACCTGGGCCTCGTGCGGGACTTCGCGCCCATTGTGGTGTTCCTCGGCCATGGCTCCACCAGTCTCAACAACCCGCATGAGTCGGCGCATGATTGCGGCGCCTGCGGCGGACGTCGTGGCGGCGCCAATGCGCGCGTGTTTGCCGATATGGCCAATCGCCCCGACGTGCGTGACGGCGTGCGCCAACGAGGCATCACCATTCCCGCCGACACCTGGTTCATTGGCGCACTGCACGACACCGCCAACGACAGTGTGCGCTACTACGATCTCGAAACACTGCCCGCCGCGTTGGCGGGCGCCTTTCAGGAGGTCTACGGCGCGCTTGAGCTGGCGCGGCGCGATGATGCGCAGGAACGGTGTCGGCGCTTCGACGACGCGCCGCTCAGCATTACCGCTGAGGGCGCATTGCGTCACGTGGAAGCACGGTCATCGCACCTGGCGCAGCCGCGCCCGGAATACGGACACTGCACCAACGCCATCTGTATTGTGGGGCCCCGTACGCTCACGCGCGGGCTGCATCTCGACCGTCGCGCCTTTCTGGTGAGCTACGACTCCACGATCGATCAGGATGACAAAGTACTCGAGCGCATTCTGGCGGCGGTCGGGCCGGTGGGCGCGGGCATCAGCCTCGAGTACTACTTCTCCTCGGTGGACAACGAGACGTTTGGCTGTGGCACCAAACTGCCGCATAATGTGACGGGGCTCATTGGTGTCATGAACGGCCACCAGAGCGATCTGCGCACAGGGCTGCCGCGGCAGATGGTGGAGATCCATGAGCCCATGCGTCTGTTGCTCATTGTAGACGCCACACCGGAAGCGCTGCTCACCGTAGCCGGACGACAGGCTGAGGTGGCCGAGCTGGTGGTGAAGCAGTGGATTCAGCTGGTGTCGGTGCATCCCGAGACCGGTGCCATGCAGCTCTTTCAGGACGGCGGCTTTGTGCCGTACGAACCGCAGCCCATGCTGCTGCCGGTGGTGGAGAGATCGCCGGAGTGGCACATGCAAAGCCGCGGACATCTGGCGCCGGCGCTGGTGCGGCGGGCGCTGCCCTTTGCTGCCGTGGGCCCCGGACACCATCAGCCAGCATGA